The Candidatus Ozemobacteraceae bacterium genomic interval CGGCCCCGTTCCCTTCAGGGTCGTCACGGCGCACCTCTACGCCCACAAGGGCGATCTCGAGTTCAGCTTCACGCAGGCCCAGTTCCAGGTCTTGAAGGATTTCTGCGGAACGATGGCGGAGCCGGTCATTCTTGGCGGCGACATGAACCTGGAGCCCGAGGCCTTGTTTCCGCTGGTCGGAGGCGTGTTTGCGATCGAGCCCGACGGCGGGCGGACGGCCGTCCGGGGCCCACCCGGCCGGCGCATCGATTACGTGATGGCCCGCTCTTCTCTCGACTGGGAGCTCTCGATCCGGTCCGAGGTCGTGACGGAACCGGTTGTATCGGATCATTTTCCCGTTTTTGCCGACGTCACGTTCAGGCAAAAAATGCGTTGAAATGTGGTAAAGTGGCTCTCAGCCATGAAACGAACATTGAATCTGGTCATCCTCGTTGCCGCGTTCATCAGCGGGATCAAGAGCTTCCCCTGGCTTTCGAAGCAGTTTCTGATCTTTTTCGGGCTCTGGATATGGGCGCTCATCCTCGACCTGAACTCCGCCGGCCGTTCCGGGAGCGAAAGCGAGCCTGCTCCCCGGAAGGAGGGAAAGGGCGGGCTGCCCGTTATCGCGGCACCCCAGGCGGAGACGTCCGTTCCCGAACGGGCCGGGTCCGGAGAAACGCCGGCGATATCCGGGCCGAAAACTCCGGAAGAAGCCGCCCGCGCCAAATTCCGCCTTTCCGCGGCCGCTCCTGAAAAGGCCGCTCATACGGTTTTCGGGCGCGAGTATGCCGCGTTCACGTTCGAATGGACCAACGTGTTCCTGAGAGTCATGACGCCTTCCGCCGACTGGGACGGCCGCATTCGCGGCGCTCTCGCGGAATACTGCGCGCTGACCGGCATCACTCAGGCGCAGATCTATGCAATCGATCCGTCGCGGCCGCAGACGATGGTTCTCGCGGCCCAGGTGCCGCCCCAGAGCAGGCCCGCAAAGAGGCCGAGCTTCGAGTACGCCGGCACCTCGTTCGAAAAGCTCGTCGCGGAAAGCGTGCAGGTCGTTCCCGATCCGAAGCGGCTCGACGTGATGCCGCCCGTTCCGACGAAAATCGCGTCGCCCCTGCTGCACGGAACGAAGCTGATCGGCCTCGTGAACGTCGAGGAGGCCCCGATGGGGCTGATCGATCCGCCGCTGGAGAAACTTTTTCTGTACCAGATCGGCCAGATTCTGGGCTGTATCGTCGGCGGCATGATGGATCAGGCCGGTCTCGAGGCGCGGAACCGGGAGCTCGAAGCCGAAGTGAAGAAGCTTTCGACGCACCAGCAGAAATTGCAGAACACCGCCGAGTTTCTCGACCAGGAGGTCGATCGCCAGTATTTCGAGAACATCGATCTCGCGAAAGACCGCGAACGCCTGGTGAACAGTTTCCAGAAGTTCGTCTCGCCCGTGCTCATCGAGCGCATCCGCAACGACCCGGAGGCGCTCCAGCCCGGCGGCAGCAAACAGCTCGTCACCGTGTTTTTCTCGGACATCCGCGGCTTCACCGAGATGAGCGAACGCATGGACCCCGCGCGGATCGTCGTTCAGCTCAACGAGTATTTCAACGCGATGACCGAGATCGTTCTCGCGTTCGGCGGCATGCTCGACAAATACGTCGGCGACGAGATCATGGCGCTTTTCGGCGCCCCCCTGCCGCTGCCCGACGCACCGGTTCGCGCCATCTACTGCGCTCTCGAAATGAAGGCCCGCCTCGGGATTCTCCATCGGAAATGGGCGAAAGAGGGCTTCCCCGAGTTCGCCGTCGGCTTCGGCATCACGATCGGCGAGGTGACGGCCGGCTTCATCGGCTCGGATAAAGTGCTTTCCTACACGGCGATCGGCGACACGGTCAACCTGGCGAGCCGCCTCTGCGCGAACGCGCAGTCCAGTGAGATTCTCATCAACAGCGACGTCGCGAAACTGGTGGGCGATGCGCTGAAACTCGAGGCCCTGCCGCCCCTGCTGGTGAAGGGAAAGGCCGAGCCGGTCGAAGTGTTCCGCGTGACCGGCCCGGGCCGCCTCCCCGACTTCCTGCCGCCCGGAGCGTTGATTGCAGGGGGGAGGGAGGCATCGAACGGTGAATGAACGGACGGATATGCCGCAGGTGCTGAGCGGCTGGCGCCGCGCGTGGCATGAGATCATCTTCGAGTCGGATACGCCCGCCGGTCGTGCGTTCGACATCATTCTCATTTTCTGCATTCTTGCCAGCTTCGGATTCGTCATGCTGGAAAGCATCGGCTCGATCAGTATTGCCTACGGCGACGTTCTGCGCATCGGCGAATGGTTTTTCACGATCCTCTTCACGGTCGAATACGTCATGCGCCTGCTCTGCGTGATTCACCCATGGAAATACGCTCTCAGCCCTCTGGGAATGATCGACCTGCTTGCCGTCCTGCCGAC includes:
- a CDS encoding adenylate/guanylate cyclase domain-containing protein is translated as MKRTLNLVILVAAFISGIKSFPWLSKQFLIFFGLWIWALILDLNSAGRSGSESEPAPRKEGKGGLPVIAAPQAETSVPERAGSGETPAISGPKTPEEAARAKFRLSAAAPEKAAHTVFGREYAAFTFEWTNVFLRVMTPSADWDGRIRGALAEYCALTGITQAQIYAIDPSRPQTMVLAAQVPPQSRPAKRPSFEYAGTSFEKLVAESVQVVPDPKRLDVMPPVPTKIASPLLHGTKLIGLVNVEEAPMGLIDPPLEKLFLYQIGQILGCIVGGMMDQAGLEARNRELEAEVKKLSTHQQKLQNTAEFLDQEVDRQYFENIDLAKDRERLVNSFQKFVSPVLIERIRNDPEALQPGGSKQLVTVFFSDIRGFTEMSERMDPARIVVQLNEYFNAMTEIVLAFGGMLDKYVGDEIMALFGAPLPLPDAPVRAIYCALEMKARLGILHRKWAKEGFPEFAVGFGITIGEVTAGFIGSDKVLSYTAIGDTVNLASRLCANAQSSEILINSDVAKLVGDALKLEALPPLLVKGKAEPVEVFRVTGPGRLPDFLPPGALIAGGREASNGE